A window of Streptosporangiales bacterium contains these coding sequences:
- a CDS encoding DUF3071 domain-containing protein, which produces MQELRLVGISDDGEFLLLAAPDATGAHFRVPIDGRVRAAVRGDHERSGRPETQMETTVRPKEIQARIRGGQSPEEVASAAGLPLERIEAFATPVIRERMHIAEVAQRTAVRRPGESQPGPELGELVRQRLQARGVAPEDQEWDAWRRDDGSWKVRLHYKMANRTGAAEWIYDVSARHVRPVDDEAATLVSANGSAHLQAEAEPEPEEVIERPRLAAVSGGADAAPTVSVPTQEPLSQDEQTTEPLRIASQQNNNKSSKRASVPSWDEIIFGTRRQRD; this is translated from the coding sequence ATGCAGGAGTTGCGCCTGGTCGGGATCAGCGACGACGGGGAGTTCCTGCTCCTCGCCGCCCCCGACGCGACAGGCGCCCACTTCCGCGTACCCATCGACGGACGTGTCCGGGCAGCCGTCCGAGGCGACCACGAGCGTAGCGGGCGGCCAGAGACGCAGATGGAGACCACGGTGCGCCCGAAGGAGATTCAAGCACGTATTCGCGGCGGCCAGAGCCCGGAAGAGGTGGCGAGCGCCGCCGGGTTGCCGCTCGAGCGCATCGAGGCGTTCGCGACCCCGGTGATCCGTGAACGCATGCACATCGCCGAGGTGGCGCAACGTACCGCCGTGCGCCGGCCCGGCGAGTCGCAGCCGGGACCCGAGCTCGGTGAGCTGGTGCGCCAGCGGTTGCAGGCGCGCGGGGTGGCTCCCGAGGACCAGGAGTGGGACGCGTGGCGGCGCGACGACGGCAGCTGGAAGGTGCGCCTGCACTACAAGATGGCGAACCGCACCGGCGCCGCCGAGTGGATCTACGACGTCTCGGCCAGGCACGTACGCCCGGTCGACGACGAGGCGGCGACCCTGGTCAGCGCGAACGGCTCTGCACACCTGCAGGCAGAAGCCGAGCCGGAGCCTGAGGAGGTCATCGAGCGGCCGCGGCTGGCCGCCGTCAGCGGCGGCGCCGACGCGGCCCCGACGGTGAGCGTCCCCACCCAGGAGCCGCTGAGCCAGGACGAGCAGACCACCGAGCCGCTGCGGATCGCCAGCCAGCAGAACAACAACAAGAGCTCCAAGCGCGCGTCGGTGCCGTCCTGGGACGAGATCATCTTCGGCACCCGCAGGCAGCGCGACTAG
- a CDS encoding transglycosylase SLT domain-containing protein: MAAVTVLVADLRGHTIRPDERAATGSASSTTADDPGVAPLNRVVTPDLLVVSPRRISPAAVAEVERSRTVTETLRVRAGRVRLGSKRAGLLGVDPSVFRAWTPLASAKSDALWRALAHDQLVLSFAARDAHRVGLDRTYPVTGSRTLPMRLGGVAELRLAGVDGLVTEPTADGLGLTADTGMLVNAPAVPMPVLKRLVRKAVGADARLVRLRPQATAGPRPERGDGTAAADSYRELYEFAASRCTGLSWTVLAAIGQVESGHGRNMGPSSAGALGPMQFMPATWRSYGVDGDGDGDRDVWDPRDAVPAAADYLCASGAGDGGRSLYRAVYAYNHSDAYVREVLATAAVYAASG; the protein is encoded by the coding sequence GTGGCGGCGGTCACGGTGCTCGTCGCGGACCTGCGCGGGCACACCATCCGGCCGGACGAACGGGCGGCCACCGGCAGCGCGTCGAGCACCACGGCCGACGACCCGGGGGTGGCACCGCTGAACCGGGTGGTGACGCCCGACCTGCTCGTGGTGTCGCCGCGCCGGATCTCGCCGGCGGCGGTCGCCGAGGTGGAGCGCTCGCGGACGGTCACCGAGACGTTGCGGGTGCGGGCCGGACGGGTGCGGCTGGGGTCGAAGCGCGCCGGGTTGCTCGGCGTGGACCCGTCGGTGTTCCGCGCCTGGACGCCGTTGGCCTCGGCGAAGTCGGACGCGTTGTGGCGCGCGCTCGCCCACGACCAGCTGGTGCTGAGCTTCGCCGCGCGCGACGCCCACCGGGTGGGCCTGGACAGGACCTACCCGGTGACCGGGTCGCGGACGCTGCCGATGCGCCTCGGCGGGGTGGCCGAGCTGCGGCTGGCCGGCGTCGACGGGCTGGTGACGGAACCGACGGCGGACGGGCTCGGCCTGACCGCGGACACCGGCATGCTGGTGAACGCGCCCGCAGTGCCGATGCCGGTGCTGAAGCGGCTCGTACGGAAGGCGGTCGGCGCGGACGCGCGGCTGGTCCGGCTGCGGCCGCAGGCAACCGCAGGCCCACGCCCGGAGCGCGGCGACGGCACCGCGGCGGCCGACTCGTACCGCGAGCTGTACGAGTTCGCCGCCAGCCGCTGCACCGGCCTGTCGTGGACCGTACTGGCGGCGATCGGGCAGGTGGAAAGCGGGCACGGCCGCAACATGGGCCCGTCGAGCGCGGGTGCGCTCGGTCCGATGCAGTTCATGCCGGCGACCTGGCGGTCGTACGGGGTGGACGGCGACGGTGACGGCGACCGCGACGTCTGGGACCCGCGCGACGCGGTGCCGGCGGCCGCCGACTACCTCTGCGCGAGCGGTGCCGGCGACGGTGGGCGGTCGCTGTACCGCGCGGTCTACGCGTACAACCACTCGGACGCGTACGTACGCGAGGTGCTGGCCACGGCCGCCGTCTACGCCGCGTCAGGATGA
- a CDS encoding ferrochelatase: MAEAGYDAVLLVSFGGPEGPDDVMPFLENVTRGRGVPRERLLEVAEHYHHFGGVSPINGQCRDLLAALRADFAGAGLDLPFYWGNRNWHPLLPDTLREMAADGVRNALAFVTSAYQSYSSCCVYLEDIERARAEVGPDAPAVAKLRPFYDHPGFIEPMVRLTREQLLDLPAADRAAARLVFVAHSIPTSMAEASGPSGGAYPAQVHEAARLVAEAVGGHDWDVAWCSRSGSPSQPWLEPDVCDHLVELRDKGVRSVAIVPVGFVSDHMEVIYDLDTEALDKAAELGMSAVRVPSVGVAPEFVAMVRELVHERLDPSTPRRSLGRLGPAADKCAPGCCRAK; this comes from the coding sequence ATGGCCGAAGCGGGCTACGACGCCGTCCTACTCGTCTCGTTCGGTGGCCCTGAGGGTCCCGACGACGTCATGCCGTTCCTGGAGAACGTCACCCGCGGCCGCGGCGTGCCCAGGGAACGCCTGCTCGAGGTCGCGGAGCACTACCATCACTTCGGCGGGGTGAGCCCGATCAACGGGCAGTGCCGTGACCTGCTCGCCGCGCTGCGCGCGGACTTCGCCGGCGCGGGTCTGGACCTGCCGTTCTACTGGGGGAACAGGAACTGGCACCCGCTGCTGCCGGACACGCTGCGCGAGATGGCCGCCGACGGCGTACGCAACGCGCTGGCGTTCGTGACCTCGGCGTACCAGTCGTACTCGTCGTGCTGCGTGTACCTGGAGGACATCGAGCGGGCCCGCGCCGAGGTCGGTCCGGACGCGCCTGCGGTGGCGAAGCTCCGGCCGTTCTACGACCACCCGGGTTTCATCGAGCCGATGGTGCGGCTGACCCGCGAGCAGCTGCTGGACCTGCCTGCGGCCGACCGTGCCGCCGCGCGGCTGGTGTTCGTCGCGCACAGCATCCCGACGTCGATGGCAGAGGCGAGCGGGCCGTCCGGCGGCGCGTACCCGGCGCAGGTGCACGAGGCGGCCAGGCTGGTGGCCGAGGCGGTCGGCGGCCACGACTGGGACGTGGCCTGGTGCAGCCGCAGCGGGTCGCCGAGCCAGCCCTGGCTGGAGCCGGACGTCTGTGACCACCTGGTCGAGCTGCGCGACAAGGGCGTGCGGTCGGTGGCGATCGTGCCGGTAGGGTTCGTCTCCGACCACATGGAGGTCATCTACGACCTCGACACCGAGGCGCTGGACAAGGCGGCGGAGCTCGGCATGAGCGCCGTGCGGGTGCCTTCGGTCGGGGTGGCGCCCGAGTTCGTCGCCATGGTGCGGGAGCTGGTGCACGAGCGGTTGGACCCGAGCACGCCGCGGCGGTCGCTCGGCCGGCTGGGGCCGGCCGCCGACAAGTGCGCGCCCGGCTGCTGCCGCGCGAAGTAA
- a CDS encoding LysR family transcriptional regulator codes for MHSCYSPCVDDDRPSIREIRAFLEVERARNFSAAARALRVSQPALSRTIAALERHLGHRLFERTGRRLDLTAEGHAFLEVATVISSTHATELRRYDRYCGGSAGTVTIAAIPSVTAVVLPQIVSSFAARYPDVTVKMIDGPDEANVQLVLAAKADVAISLLWDRREGLARHPLIGDDFQLTCRPDHELAAATQVSWADAAEHAITSLPDDSSVRQLASATFSRLGLVPHTVFEVATIPALGGIVAAGLGVATVPSLVLPLIDFAGVHSQLLEEPVVERRLGLMYPSDRPLTGPARLLLDHIACTEERPDIPAGTRWLDR; via the coding sequence ATGCACTCTTGTTATAGTCCGTGCGTGGATGACGATCGCCCGTCGATTCGTGAGATCCGGGCATTCCTGGAGGTCGAACGGGCACGCAACTTCTCCGCCGCCGCCCGCGCCCTACGCGTCTCCCAGCCGGCACTCAGCCGCACCATCGCCGCACTCGAGCGACACCTCGGGCACCGGCTCTTCGAACGCACCGGGCGCCGGCTCGACCTCACCGCCGAGGGGCACGCCTTCCTCGAGGTGGCGACGGTCATCTCAAGCACCCACGCCACCGAGCTCCGGCGCTACGACAGGTACTGCGGCGGCTCGGCGGGCACCGTCACCATCGCCGCCATCCCCTCGGTCACGGCCGTCGTGCTACCCCAGATCGTCTCGTCGTTCGCCGCGCGCTACCCGGACGTGACGGTCAAGATGATCGACGGCCCGGACGAGGCCAACGTCCAGCTGGTGCTCGCCGCGAAGGCCGACGTCGCGATCTCGCTGCTGTGGGACCGCCGCGAGGGCCTCGCGCGGCACCCGTTGATCGGCGACGACTTCCAGCTGACCTGCCGGCCGGACCACGAGCTGGCCGCCGCCACCCAGGTCAGCTGGGCGGACGCGGCCGAGCACGCCATCACGTCGCTGCCGGACGACAGCAGCGTGCGGCAGCTCGCGAGCGCGACGTTCAGCCGGTTGGGCCTGGTGCCGCACACGGTCTTCGAGGTCGCGACCATCCCGGCGCTCGGCGGCATCGTCGCCGCGGGCCTCGGCGTCGCGACCGTGCCGTCGCTCGTGCTGCCGCTGATCGACTTCGCCGGTGTGCACAGCCAGCTGCTCGAAGAGCCGGTGGTGGAGCGGCGGCTCGGCCTGATGTACCCCAGCGACCGGCCGCTCACCGGCCCGGCACGGCTGCTGCTCGACCACATCGCCTGCACCGAGGAGCGGCCGGACATCCCGGCGGGCACCCGCTGGCTGGACCGTTGA
- a CDS encoding Rieske 2Fe-2S domain-containing protein codes for MLDLTDKFRLISGHRLRGLRRRLAVNHCDRPGGDSRVQDYFVGNFSELSEDNRKLVTIAGEEIVVFRHRDTVYALENRCLHMGGPIAEGLLVDRVESVVDEEGNDLGDRFSDDVTHVVCPWHGWEYDIASGRCAALPRLRLRTYPTDVREGQVYVRR; via the coding sequence ATGTTGGATTTGACAGATAAATTCCGCCTAATCTCAGGACACCGTCTGCGAGGACTCCGCCGTCGCCTCGCAGTGAATCACTGTGATCGACCCGGAGGTGATTCGCGAGTGCAGGACTACTTTGTCGGCAATTTCTCGGAGCTCAGCGAAGACAACCGCAAACTCGTCACCATTGCCGGCGAGGAGATAGTCGTCTTCCGTCACCGGGACACGGTATATGCGCTGGAAAACCGCTGTTTGCACATGGGTGGCCCGATCGCCGAAGGGCTGCTCGTGGACCGGGTGGAGAGCGTGGTCGACGAGGAAGGCAACGACCTCGGTGACCGGTTCTCCGACGACGTCACGCACGTCGTGTGCCCGTGGCACGGCTGGGAGTACGACATCGCGTCCGGCAGGTGTGCGGCGCTCCCGCGGCTGCGCCTGCGGACGTATCCGACCGACGTGCGTGAGGGGCAGGTCTATGTCCGACGATGA
- a CDS encoding amidohydrolase family protein has translation MEHDTVTGSAAARVEDLEVADPTTFHTSKHLSHARQQAEERNYGDLLIVDADAHHYETESWPDIVKYIEDPVLRYRAQHGGAGGAQYGSPNALLIDPALDQSHSGRIVRYQRRRHERGTSQDRPRDVDLIRREMESIGIDYQVVFPTPMLDLGMHPDSRMENALSWAYTRWLTEEVLPHEPRIRTMIYLPFNDPKASLRAVETFGDRPGVAGFMVTAARYRAVHDNAYSSVYRAIEESGLPLGFHAAIFNRDRLLEGMNRFLSAHAIGFVLHNLIHLTNIVINGIPERFPRLKIIWIESGLAWLPFIMQRLDNEYMMRTSEAPLLKKLPSEYIRDSFYFTTQPMEMHDLRALEVTFDMINAETQLLFASDYPHWDFNLPSTIYDLPFLSEKAKHRILGQNAAELFKLPESSTPSSAT, from the coding sequence ATGGAGCACGACACGGTCACCGGGTCGGCCGCGGCCCGGGTCGAGGACCTCGAGGTCGCCGACCCGACGACGTTCCACACGTCGAAGCACCTCTCGCACGCGCGCCAGCAGGCGGAGGAGCGCAACTACGGGGATCTCCTCATCGTGGACGCGGACGCGCACCACTACGAGACGGAGTCGTGGCCCGACATCGTCAAGTACATCGAGGACCCGGTGCTGCGCTACCGCGCCCAACACGGGGGTGCGGGCGGTGCGCAGTACGGCTCGCCGAACGCGTTGCTGATCGACCCGGCGCTCGACCAGAGCCACTCCGGCCGGATCGTGCGGTACCAGCGGCGGCGGCACGAGCGCGGCACGTCGCAGGACCGGCCGCGCGACGTCGACCTGATCCGCCGGGAGATGGAGAGCATCGGCATCGACTACCAGGTCGTCTTCCCGACCCCGATGCTCGACCTGGGCATGCACCCTGACTCCCGGATGGAGAACGCGCTCAGCTGGGCGTACACCCGCTGGCTGACGGAGGAGGTGCTGCCGCACGAGCCGCGCATCCGCACCATGATCTACCTGCCGTTCAACGACCCGAAGGCGTCGCTGCGCGCGGTGGAGACGTTCGGTGACCGGCCGGGAGTGGCGGGCTTCATGGTGACGGCCGCGCGCTACCGCGCCGTGCACGACAACGCGTACAGCAGCGTGTACCGCGCGATCGAGGAGTCCGGGCTGCCGCTCGGCTTCCACGCCGCGATCTTCAACCGCGACCGGCTGCTCGAGGGGATGAACCGGTTCCTCTCGGCGCACGCCATCGGGTTCGTGCTGCACAACCTGATCCATCTCACGAACATCGTCATCAACGGCATTCCCGAGCGGTTCCCGCGGCTGAAGATCATCTGGATCGAGTCCGGGCTGGCCTGGCTGCCGTTCATCATGCAGCGCCTGGACAACGAGTACATGATGCGGACCTCGGAGGCGCCGCTGCTGAAGAAGCTGCCGAGCGAGTACATCAGGGACAGCTTCTACTTCACCACCCAGCCGATGGAGATGCACGACCTGCGGGCGCTCGAGGTCACGTTCGACATGATCAACGCGGAGACCCAGCTGCTGTTCGCTTCCGACTACCCGCACTGGGACTTCAACCTGCCGAGCACCATCTACGACCTGCCGTTCCTGTCCGAGAAGGCGAAGCACCGGATTCTCGGACAGAACGCCGCCGAGCTGTTCAAGCTGCCAGAGTCGAGCACGCCTTCCTCCGCAACGTAG
- a CDS encoding ATP-binding cassette domain-containing protein, with product MTLTVSTGDHVIELDDVAMAYGDSDTPVIAGVDLRVERGEFVTLFGRSGCGKSTLLNIVAGLLPPTKGEVRFRGSRVEGVNTQVSYLTQEDTLLPWRSTRKNIELPLRLRGYPKTELRPRVDEYLELLNLREAADKYPAQLSGGMRRRTLIARSMVYEPSVLLMDEPFGAIDASLREELHEELRHAVEQLDLTVVFVSHDIAEAALLSDRVVVFRTSETAPTRLSSELEIPFGRPRDLAEIRLSTQYVELQRRLRMELDGEGSPASAGEVAR from the coding sequence ATGACGCTTACGGTGAGTACTGGAGACCACGTCATCGAGCTCGACGACGTGGCGATGGCGTACGGCGACTCCGACACCCCGGTGATCGCCGGTGTCGACCTGCGGGTCGAGCGCGGCGAGTTCGTGACCCTGTTCGGGCGCAGCGGTTGCGGCAAGTCGACCCTGTTGAACATCGTCGCGGGCCTGCTGCCGCCGACCAAGGGCGAGGTCAGGTTCCGCGGCAGCCGGGTCGAGGGCGTCAACACGCAGGTGAGCTACCTCACCCAGGAGGACACCCTGCTGCCGTGGCGGAGCACGCGGAAGAACATCGAGCTGCCGCTGCGGCTGCGTGGCTACCCGAAGACCGAGCTGCGGCCGCGGGTCGACGAGTACCTGGAGCTGCTCAACCTGCGGGAGGCGGCCGACAAGTACCCGGCGCAGCTGTCCGGCGGGATGCGGCGGCGCACGTTGATCGCCCGCAGCATGGTGTACGAGCCTTCGGTGCTGCTGATGGACGAGCCGTTCGGCGCGATCGACGCCAGCCTGCGCGAGGAGCTGCACGAGGAGCTGCGCCACGCCGTGGAGCAGCTCGACCTGACCGTGGTCTTCGTGTCGCACGACATCGCGGAGGCCGCGTTGCTGTCCGACCGGGTGGTGGTGTTCAGGACCAGCGAGACGGCGCCCACCCGGTTGAGCAGCGAGCTCGAGATCCCGTTCGGCCGGCCGCGCGACCTCGCGGAGATCCGACTCAGCACGCAGTACGTCGAGCTGCAGCGCCGGCTGCGGATGGAGCTGGACGGCGAAGGCTCGCCCGCGAGCGCGGGGGAGGTGGCCCGATGA
- a CDS encoding ABC transporter permease subunit yields MTATQVAPTDRVDTGGAAQKKTVRRRQRVVRRVIQLLLLAGFLAAWEGASRTVIEPYYISSPSKIAVRAVAMLADGALVTNALITLGSAVGGFLIGGVAAILIGYLLGVSPFWAAIVEPFITALWGMPRTAVIPLLVIWVGIGAPLAVVVAAILTFFLLFYNTYYGIRDVSQGLIDAVRVMGGNRLHVALWVRLPSAFVWIAAGMKMSLPMSLVGVVTAEMLASNRGLGHLVQFYGNSFDTTSTFVVLLALLVVGLVMERLVHVLNARALVWRSVSALDKDGPGA; encoded by the coding sequence ATGACCGCGACACAGGTGGCGCCTACGGACCGCGTCGACACCGGCGGTGCGGCGCAGAAGAAGACCGTAAGGCGGCGGCAGCGCGTGGTGCGGCGGGTGATCCAGCTGTTGCTGCTCGCGGGCTTCCTGGCCGCCTGGGAGGGCGCGTCCCGTACGGTCATCGAGCCGTACTACATCAGCAGCCCGAGCAAGATCGCGGTACGTGCGGTGGCGATGCTCGCCGACGGCGCGCTGGTCACCAACGCACTGATCACCTTGGGGTCTGCGGTCGGCGGGTTCCTCATCGGCGGGGTGGCGGCGATCCTCATCGGGTACCTGCTCGGGGTGTCACCGTTCTGGGCGGCGATCGTGGAGCCGTTCATCACCGCGCTGTGGGGGATGCCGCGCACCGCGGTGATTCCGCTGCTGGTCATCTGGGTGGGCATCGGTGCGCCGCTCGCCGTGGTGGTGGCCGCGATCCTCACCTTCTTCCTGCTCTTCTACAACACGTACTACGGCATCAGGGACGTCAGCCAGGGCCTGATCGACGCGGTGCGCGTGATGGGCGGCAACCGGCTGCACGTGGCGTTGTGGGTGCGGCTGCCTTCGGCGTTCGTCTGGATCGCCGCCGGGATGAAGATGTCGCTGCCGATGTCGCTCGTCGGCGTCGTGACGGCGGAGATGCTGGCGTCCAACCGCGGGCTCGGCCACCTGGTGCAGTTCTACGGCAACAGCTTCGACACCACGTCCACGTTCGTCGTGCTGCTCGCGCTGCTGGTCGTCGGGCTGGTGATGGAGCGGCTGGTGCACGTGCTGAACGCGCGGGCGCTCGTGTGGCGGTCGGTCTCCGCGCTCGACAAGGACGGCCCCGGGGCCTGA
- a CDS encoding alcohol dehydrogenase catalytic domain-containing protein yields the protein MQACVLTGVGTVVVEDRPRRVPAPHQVVVRVDAAGVCGTDVHQWEGTLPTEFPRVPGHDFAGTVVEVGASVATEVGARAVVKPSFPCEACDWCRRDAHEYCENKRLVGLWSDGCMTEYVAVPAVNLVPLPDGVSAEATANLEPFAVALNTMTRVQPAIGEWVVVLGCGPIGLAQISMAKLSGARVVAVDIRAEALSMGTTFGADHTVDAATDDVHAAVLELTGDGADIVIEAAGTQPTVESMVGLARKHGRLANVGIQTTMGHHDLVPFILKSSPSMGWAATAARASMRPVYG from the coding sequence GTGCAGGCATGTGTGCTCACCGGAGTCGGAACGGTTGTCGTCGAGGACCGGCCGCGGCGGGTGCCGGCGCCGCACCAGGTGGTCGTGCGGGTGGACGCGGCAGGGGTGTGCGGCACCGACGTGCACCAGTGGGAGGGCACGCTGCCGACCGAGTTCCCGCGGGTGCCCGGCCACGACTTCGCCGGCACCGTGGTCGAGGTCGGCGCCTCGGTGGCCACCGAGGTCGGGGCCCGCGCCGTCGTGAAGCCCTCGTTCCCGTGCGAGGCGTGCGACTGGTGCCGCAGGGACGCCCACGAGTACTGCGAGAACAAGCGCCTGGTCGGGTTGTGGTCGGACGGCTGCATGACCGAGTACGTCGCGGTGCCTGCGGTGAACCTGGTGCCGCTGCCGGACGGCGTGTCGGCGGAGGCGACCGCCAACCTGGAGCCGTTCGCCGTCGCGCTGAACACCATGACGAGGGTGCAGCCGGCGATCGGGGAGTGGGTCGTGGTGCTCGGCTGCGGGCCGATCGGGCTCGCGCAGATCAGTATGGCGAAGCTGTCCGGTGCCCGGGTGGTGGCCGTCGACATCCGGGCCGAGGCGCTGTCGATGGGCACGACGTTCGGCGCCGACCACACGGTCGACGCGGCCACCGACGACGTGCACGCGGCGGTGCTCGAGCTGACGGGGGACGGCGCCGACATCGTCATCGAGGCGGCCGGCACGCAGCCGACGGTGGAGAGCATGGTCGGCCTGGCGCGCAAGCACGGCCGGCTGGCGAACGTCGGCATCCAGACCACCATGGGCCACCACGACCTGGTGCCGTTCATCCTGAAGAGCTCACCCTCTATGGGGTGGGCGGCAACGGCGGCAAGGGCCAGTATGAGACCTGTGTACGGCTGA
- a CDS encoding aldehyde dehydrogenase family protein, with protein MTQSAPAGSEEIAGYQMSIGGESVDALSGNTFESNNPYTGQAWARVPDGDEADVDVAVRAAKAALDGPWGQLSGAERGKILRRLGDIIARDADELARIETQDNGKLLREMSGQLHYLPEWFYYYAGLADKIEGEVIPSGRSNFLVYTRHEPVGVVAAIVPWNSPLLLMFWKLAPALAAGCTFVVKPSDYTPVSTIEVAARVQEAGVPPGVFNVVTGFGPAVGKALTAHPDVDRVAFTGSTQTGIQVAAAAAQNLARVSLELGGKSAQVVFDDADLDAAANGVIAGVFAATGQTCMAGSRLLVHEDVHDALVQRLVDRVKTVRLGDPLEPETEMGPVANQAQFDKVMSYLDSAVEDGGTVAYGGAADEMGGLFVRPTVITGAKPGLRAFDEEIFGPVVCVMPFTDEDEAVAAANATSYGLAGGVWTKDIHRAHRVAHQIKAGSVWINAYRVVAPGVPFGGFKMSGLGRENGIAAIHEYTETKAIWVELTGATRDPFVLG; from the coding sequence GTGACACAGTCAGCACCAGCCGGCAGCGAGGAGATCGCGGGCTACCAGATGTCGATCGGCGGCGAGTCGGTCGACGCGTTGTCCGGCAACACGTTCGAGAGCAACAACCCGTACACCGGGCAGGCCTGGGCGCGGGTACCGGACGGCGACGAGGCGGACGTCGACGTAGCGGTGCGTGCCGCGAAAGCGGCGCTGGACGGGCCGTGGGGCCAGCTGTCCGGCGCCGAGCGCGGCAAGATCCTGCGCCGGCTCGGCGACATCATCGCCAGGGACGCCGACGAGCTCGCACGGATCGAGACCCAGGACAACGGCAAGCTGCTGCGCGAGATGTCCGGGCAGCTGCACTACCTGCCGGAGTGGTTCTACTACTACGCCGGGCTGGCGGACAAGATCGAGGGCGAGGTCATCCCGTCCGGGCGGTCGAACTTCCTCGTCTACACCAGGCACGAGCCGGTGGGCGTAGTGGCGGCGATCGTGCCGTGGAACTCGCCGCTGCTGCTGATGTTCTGGAAGCTCGCGCCCGCACTGGCGGCCGGCTGCACGTTCGTGGTGAAGCCGTCCGACTACACACCCGTGTCGACCATCGAGGTCGCCGCACGCGTGCAGGAGGCCGGGGTGCCGCCCGGTGTCTTCAACGTGGTGACCGGCTTCGGCCCAGCCGTGGGCAAGGCGCTGACGGCGCACCCGGACGTCGACCGGGTGGCGTTCACCGGGTCGACGCAGACCGGCATCCAGGTGGCGGCCGCCGCCGCCCAGAACCTCGCCCGCGTCTCGCTGGAGCTGGGCGGCAAGTCGGCGCAGGTGGTGTTCGACGACGCCGACCTGGACGCCGCGGCCAACGGCGTGATCGCCGGCGTCTTCGCCGCGACCGGCCAGACCTGCATGGCAGGCTCGCGGCTGCTCGTGCACGAGGACGTCCACGACGCGCTCGTGCAGCGCCTGGTCGACCGGGTGAAGACCGTACGCCTCGGCGACCCGCTCGAGCCGGAGACGGAGATGGGCCCGGTCGCCAACCAGGCTCAGTTCGACAAGGTCATGAGCTACCTCGACTCGGCCGTCGAGGACGGCGGCACCGTCGCGTACGGCGGCGCCGCCGACGAGATGGGCGGGCTGTTCGTGCGACCGACGGTGATCACCGGCGCCAAGCCGGGCCTGCGGGCGTTCGACGAGGAGATCTTCGGGCCGGTCGTGTGCGTGATGCCGTTCACGGACGAGGACGAGGCGGTCGCCGCCGCGAACGCGACCTCGTACGGCCTCGCCGGCGGCGTCTGGACGAAGGACATCCACCGCGCGCACCGCGTCGCACACCAGATCAAGGCCGGCAGCGTGTGGATCAACGCGTACCGCGTGGTCGCGCCCGGCGTGCCGTTCGGCGGCTTCAAGATGAGCGGCCTCGGGCGGGAGAACGGGATCGCGGCTATCCACGAGTACACCGAGACGAAGGCGATCTGGGTGGAGCTGACGGGGGCGACCCGCGACCCGTTCGTGCTCGGCTGA